From a region of the Falco cherrug isolate bFalChe1 chromosome 9, bFalChe1.pri, whole genome shotgun sequence genome:
- the COMTD1 gene encoding catechol O-methyltransferase domain-containing protein 1 isoform X2 → MPLFSVPKEVAVGTAMLGVAFATGMLAGFGTPKSSKSIIGKSSPLWQYILDHSLREHPILKKLRLLTADHPWSKMMVSCDQAQLMANLVKLIKAKKVIEIGVFTGYNTLNMALVLPDNGRVIACDINEDYVKIGKPLWKEAGVEHKIDLRIKPAIQTLDELLASGEAESFDFAFIDADKESCNEYYEKCLRLIKKGGIIAIDNVLWGGKVLKPRKDDLATQSIHHLNEKLLRDARVNISMLPMGDGVTLAFKL, encoded by the exons ATGCCGCTTTTCAGCGTGCCCAAAGAAGTGGCCGTCGGCACGGCCATGCTGGGGGTCGCCTTCGCCACGGGGATGCTCGCAG GTTTTGGGACACCCAAATCATCTAAGAGTATTATCGGGAAAAGCAGTCCACTCTGGCAATACATACTGGATCACTCTTTGCGGGAACATCCAATTTTAAAGAAGCTACGACTG ctCACTGCTGATCATCCCTGGAGTAAAATGATGGTGTCCTGTGACCAGGCTCAGCTTATGGCAAATTTGGTCAAACTCATTAAAGCCAAGAAAGTTATTGAAATAG GTGTTTTCACCGGTTATAATACCTTGAATATGGCACTTGTCCTGCCAGATAATGGCAGAGTTATTGCTTGTGATATAAATGAGGACTATGTCAAAATTGGAAAGCCGCTGTGGAAGGAG GCAGGAGTAGAGCATAAAATTGACCTGCGGATTAAGCCAGCAATTCAAACACTTG ATGAGCTGTTGGCCAgtggagaagcagaaagctttGACTTTGCTTTCATTGATGCGGATAAAGAAAGCTGCAATGAATACTACGAAAAATGTTTGCGCCTCATAAAGAAAGGAGGAATAATAGCTATTGATAAT GTCCTTTGGGGTGGAAAGGTGCTAAAACCAAGAAAGGATGACTTGGCAACCCAGAGCATCCACCACCTCAATGAGAAACTTCTCAGAGATGCACGAGTCAATATCAGCATGCTCCCAATGGGGGATGGAGTCACATTAGCATTCAAGTTGTAA
- the COMTD1 gene encoding catechol O-methyltransferase domain-containing protein 1 isoform X1: MPLFSVPKEVAVGTAMLGVAFATGMLAGKKYPSLGFGTPKSSKSIIGKSSPLWQYILDHSLREHPILKKLRLLTADHPWSKMMVSCDQAQLMANLVKLIKAKKVIEIGVFTGYNTLNMALVLPDNGRVIACDINEDYVKIGKPLWKEAGVEHKIDLRIKPAIQTLDELLASGEAESFDFAFIDADKESCNEYYEKCLRLIKKGGIIAIDNVLWGGKVLKPRKDDLATQSIHHLNEKLLRDARVNISMLPMGDGVTLAFKL; encoded by the exons ATGCCGCTTTTCAGCGTGCCCAAAGAAGTGGCCGTCGGCACGGCCATGCTGGGGGTCGCCTTCGCCACGGGGATGCTCGCAG GTAAAAAGTACCCTTCTTTAGGTTTTGGGACACCCAAATCATCTAAGAGTATTATCGGGAAAAGCAGTCCACTCTGGCAATACATACTGGATCACTCTTTGCGGGAACATCCAATTTTAAAGAAGCTACGACTG ctCACTGCTGATCATCCCTGGAGTAAAATGATGGTGTCCTGTGACCAGGCTCAGCTTATGGCAAATTTGGTCAAACTCATTAAAGCCAAGAAAGTTATTGAAATAG GTGTTTTCACCGGTTATAATACCTTGAATATGGCACTTGTCCTGCCAGATAATGGCAGAGTTATTGCTTGTGATATAAATGAGGACTATGTCAAAATTGGAAAGCCGCTGTGGAAGGAG GCAGGAGTAGAGCATAAAATTGACCTGCGGATTAAGCCAGCAATTCAAACACTTG ATGAGCTGTTGGCCAgtggagaagcagaaagctttGACTTTGCTTTCATTGATGCGGATAAAGAAAGCTGCAATGAATACTACGAAAAATGTTTGCGCCTCATAAAGAAAGGAGGAATAATAGCTATTGATAAT GTCCTTTGGGGTGGAAAGGTGCTAAAACCAAGAAAGGATGACTTGGCAACCCAGAGCATCCACCACCTCAATGAGAAACTTCTCAGAGATGCACGAGTCAATATCAGCATGCTCCCAATGGGGGATGGAGTCACATTAGCATTCAAGTTGTAA